The DNA window TATTCATTAAAGATTAATTTAATAATTGTTGTCTTACCAGATCCATTATCACCTAGAAAACCAACAATGTCACCTTTCTTTAAAGTAAAACTTACATTGTTAACTCCAGACTTGTTTTTAAATACCTTTGATAAATTTTTAACTTCAAAAAAATTATTACTCATAAGTAGTCCCTCCTATTAATTAAATGTTTGATAGTTTAATAATTAATATTTTTCAAATAATAACTTTTTTCTTCTCTTTTTCACTTTCTTTCACAATTATTATAGTACACACAACTCTCTTATTAGTATTAAAAAATAACTTTGAAAATGTTAAAATTTTAGTAATAATAAGGAGATGAATATGTTTGAGTTTACTTTAGTTGATATTATTTCATTAATTACTGGAATAATAAGTTTAATACTAGCCACTTTTATATCAATATGAATTTATAAAAAAGATGATTTTAAAGACTTTTATCGAGAATTTAAAGAAAAGTATTTTTTTACTTTCAATAAAAATTTTCTTAAAGAAATTAATAGTTATTTAAATATTAGTGAAAAAAATAACGATGAAATCGATTCAATTGAAAATCATTTAAATAAAATACTATATTTTTTAAGTTTTTTAATTGAAAATAAAAAAACTATTAAATCAATATATAACAAGTATAAAAAACATATCAAAAGTCACTTGAAGAAAATGAAAATCAATTCCAGTTCTTCTAAAGCAAATAAGTCAAGTAAGCAAATTAGTTTGAATAAAATACCTGATACTGAAATGGAGTTTTTAGCAAATTTTAAAGATAAAAAGATAAATGAAATTTTCAATAACTATAATAAAATTTATAATAATTTATTTAGCGTTTTTATTGATAAAACAATAAAAAAAGAAAAAATTGAGGAAACTATGGAAGCTTTAAGTTTTTTATCTAAAGCAGAACCTGATATAATTTTAACTATTTTATGAATCTTTAAATTATCAAAAGCAGTTAGTGATTAAAAAAAGAAAAAGCTTAAGCTTTTTCTTTTTTTAATTCATTTAATTTATCAACTAATAATTCATGTTGTTTTTTATAATTAATATATTTTTCTTTTTCAGCTAAAACTTTTTCTGCAGCAGCACGTTTTAAAAAGTTTTCATTTGCAAGCATTTTTTCACTTCTATCGATTTCTAATAAAAGTTCATTTATTTTATCTTGAGTTTCTTGAATTGCTTTATCCTTATCAAAGAAATCCTTATTAGAAATATCTAAAAAATAATCTTTAATAGCAATTGAAGTTAAATCCTTATCATCAATTATACTAATATCTAATTTACAATTAACTAATTTTTCAACAAAGATATTAATATAACTAATTCCTTTTTCAATTATTGATTTAAATTTGGATTTTTTAAGATTAAAATGAATATTTAAAGAAATTGCATTTTTTATATTTTGATTTGCTCTAAACTCTCTTAAGTTATTTACTATTTCAAAAATATGATCCACTGTTAAGATTTTAAATTGATATTTCTTATCTAATCATCTTTCTTTTAAAATTGAAGATTGTAAGTCAAAAGATTGATAAATTTCTTCACTAACAAAAGGCATAAATGGATGTAACATAATTAAAATATTCTTTAAAACATAACCTAAAGTTGATTGACTAAATTGTTTTTCTTGTTTATTTAATAAACTATTCTCTCCTACCTGAGCTTTTGAAAGTTCAATATATCATGAGCAATAGTCATCTCAAATAAAATTATAAAGTAGTTTTCCTGCAACTGTGAACTCATATTTTTCAATTGCTTCTTTAACCATTTTTTTTGTTTCACTTAAACGATTTAAAATTCAAAAATCTATTTGATTATTAACTTCATTAGCTTTTACCAATAATTTTTCAAATTCTAGATTAGTAGGAATTTTTTTAAGATTTAACATTACATATCTAGAGGCATTTCATATTTTATTAATAAAATTTCAAGTACTAGTTAATTTTTCTTCACTATATCTTAAATCTTGACCAGGACTTGAATTTGTTAATAAAAAATATCTTAATGAGTCTGCTCCATACTTTTCAATAACATCCATTGGATCAACACCATTACCAAGAGATTTTGACATTTTTCTTCCTTGTTCATCACGAATTAAACCATGAATTAAAACATCTTTAAATGGTTTTGAAGATGTAAATTCTAAACTTTGAAATACCATTCTAGCTACTCAAAAGAAAATAATATCATAACCAGTTACCATTGTTGATACTGGAAAATATCTTTTCATCATTTCTGATTGTTTTTTATTATTTCAATTCATTGTTGCAAACGGTCAAAAAGCACTAGAAAATCATGTATCTAAAACATCTGAATCACGTTCTCAATTTTGTTCATCTTTTGGAGGAGTTATGCCAACATAAACTTCTTTTGTATCTTTGTGATATCAAGCAGGAATTTGATGACCTCATCATAATTGACGTGAAATTGTTCAATCGTGACTATTTTCCATTCATTTATTTAATGTATCATTAAATCGATTTGGATAAAAATTAATAGCTTCTTTTGATTTTTGTAAATCTAAAACTTGTTTTGCTAATGGTTTCATTTTTACAAATCATTGATCTGAAATAAATGGTTCAACAATAGCATTGCTTCTTTCTGAATAACCAACTTGATGAACTATTTCTTCTTTTTTAATAAAAGTTCCCTCTTTAGTTAATTTTGCAATTAATTGCTTTCTTGCTTCAAAACGATCTAATCCTTGAAATTCTTGTGCTAAATCATTCATAGTTGCATCATCATTCATTACAACTATTTGTTCTAAATTATGTTTTAACCCTATTTCAAAGTCATTAGGGTCGTGAGCGGGCGTACATTTCATTACCCCTGTTCCAAATTCAATTTCGACATATTCGTCTGTTATAACAGGTATTAGAGCCTTATTTGATGGGTTTATAACAGTTTTACCAATATATTTGCTATATCTTTTATCCTTTGGATTGACAACTAAACAAACATCTCCAAACATTGTTTCTGGTCGAGTTGTAGCTACTTGTAAAAAATCTTTTTGATTATCACTTAAAATATATTTAAAGTGATACATTGCACCCTTAGTTTCTTTATAAATAACTTCAATATTTGAAAGTGCAGTTTTTTGCTTAGGATCTCAATTAATTATTCTTTTTCCTTTATAAATTAATTTATCTTCATACATTTTTACAAAGACATAATTCACAATTTGATTTAACTCATCTGAATATGTAAATTTTTCTTTTGAATAATCTAAACTTAAACCTAATTTTGCCCATTGGCTTCTAATAGTTGCAGCATACTCTTCTTTTCATTCTCATACTTTTGCAATGAATTTATCTCGTCCTAAATCATATTTTGAAATTCCTTGTTCTCTTAAGCGTTCTTCGACTTTTGCTTGAGTTGCAATTCCAGCATGATCCATACCAGGAATTCATACAGTATCAAAACCATTTAATTTTTTAAATCTAATTAATAAATCTTGCAAGGAACCATCTCATGCATGACCTAAATGCAATTTACCTGTGACATTTGGAGGTGGAATTACTATTGAATAAGCTGGTTTTTTACTATTAAATTCAGCTTCAAAAATTTTTTCCTTAAGTCATTTAGAATATTTATTTTTTTCAACATCCTTATGATTATATTTCTTATCTAATTCTTTCATATTTTGCTCCTTTAAAAATAAAAAAACCTATTTTTTAATAATTAATTACTAAAAAATAGGAACGAGTTATTCAAAATAACACGCGGTACCATCCTAATTGGTTGCTATAACAACCCACTCATATATCAAATTTTTTAAACTTATACAACCTTCAATAATAGTAAATTCTAGTTCACACCATCCACTAGATCTCTGAAAATTACTTTTTATTTACTCCTTATAAGTACTTACTTTTTAATTATATCAAATCAAATAAAAAAAATAGCATAAAATGCTATTCAATCACAAAAAATTCCGACACTAATTGTGATTTATTATTTAAATTATTTACATTCATTCTTTTTATTTCATATCGTATTGAATATCTTCACTTGTTTTAACTAAGTATTTAAATAGCTAAAACTGAAAATTCTGGCTTCTTAATCGATTTTTTAATAGTTTTTAATAACTTAGTTTCTTTATACTCTAACAAATTGTATAAATTTAAAATTCTTTCATATTGGATAGCCTTTTCTTTTAATTCTAATTCAATAATTATTTCAGTTAAATTATCATTATAACTTTCAAGCTCTTCATGTTTTAAAGTTTTTGCAATTTTATTAAAAGTTTTATTGATACTTTTTAATATTTTATTCATTGAAATTCTATATGCAATATAAACAAATGTTAATGCAAATAATGAAAAAATTGATCCAATAAAAATCAGTGACAATCCAAATGATATTTCCTTATTAACATTTATAATTAAATTTACTAACGAAAACATTATTCCCTTTGAAACAGTAGCTGGAAGTTCAACTAATTCAATATTTTCAATTGGATTTGGTAAATAAGCAGGAATATTATTGATATTTGTTTCTAAATTTAATCCTTGTGTAACTGTAAAAATAACTAATGGTGAAACCAATATAAATATTTTTAAAAAAGCTAAAATATTCTTTTTAATTAATATTTTTTTAAAAGATATGGCTGAAATGTTTTGAAAGTCAATTGTTGACATAAATTCATCATAATCACTAAAAAATTTTCACAATATTGAAATAATTGAAATTGTTCCTAAAATTAATTTAATTCCAATTAACATTTTTGAATTAACATAATTAAATCTTAAATTATCAACTGATGGAATAAGCAAAAAAATGGCAAATAAAGAAATGATTGCTGAATATACAATTATATTATTTAAATCAATATTTTTTCTAATATTCTTTATTTTCATTAATTTGTACTCCTTTAATATTATTATAGGGTTTTTTAATTAATAAATCAAATAATTGAATGTATTCTTTTAAATGTTTAAAAAATCTAAGAATATATGGTCATAAACCCTTTCAATTCAAAATAAATTTTTTGCTTTTTTTCTTGAGAATTCAAGCATTGAACTTTCTTCAAGTAATTCATAATAATTTGATCAAATTTTTGTGTAATTATCAAGAATTTTGTCGTTTATTTTCTTAATTTCTAAAATCTCATTATTTGTTAAATCCTTGTTATTGCTAAAAATAAATAATCCATTTTTTGAAACTAAATCATTTTTTTTGAAAACTACATTTAGATAGTTTTCTGAAAATTTTGCATCTTTAAATAAAGATTCATTTGAAAAATATTGAGTTTTAATTAGATTTTTATAATTTGACTCAACTTCTTTGTTAGATTGAGTTAATTTTTGAAATGAGTTTAAAAATGATGGAAGTAACATAACATTTAACATTGACTCTAAGATTGCTGTTAAAAGCGGCTTGTCACTTAAAATAGAACTTAATTCATAATTTATAAATATTACTGTTATAAAATTTGAAAAAATAATATAAATTCAAAATCAAATTGGTGTAAATTCAAGACTTCTTTGAGCTTTAAACTTATGATTTTCTAATTTCAAATTATAATCAAATATACAAATTAATTGAAAAAATTTAGACTTTGAAAATCAGTTGATATAAGTGAATTTTAACAATAAATAGATACTTCCCCCAACAATTAAATATGATACTATATCATTTGATTCTTTAATAAATAAATTTGTAATAAATAAAACTAAAGTTATTGAAAAGATAGTTTGATCAAAAATGAAAGCAAATAAACTCATTAAATTAGTTTTAAAAAACTTTCTAATTATTTTGTTATGCTTTTTAAGCAAATTAATACTATTTTTCTGATTCCTCATTAGTAATTTCCCCTTTATAATTATTAATTTTTGAAGCGATAAATAGATAAAGACTACCTAGACCGATTATTATTGAAATTATAGCAATTATAGCAATGAACATCCAAACAATTCCACTTAATCCAGAAACTTGATTATTGTGAATCTCTAAGAAAAAGTATGGATATGCTCCTTTTTTACTTGCTAATAAAGCATTTGAACCAACACTTCTATAAATTAATTCTCCTCTAATCAAAGAAAAAATTAGATAGATTATTGGATAAATACACATTACTAAAAAATCCTTTTTGATAAATTCTTTAAAACTAAAATTCAATTCTTGTTTCATTAAAAATAAATAATAAGCAATTGTAGCTATTGGCACAACTGTATGTAAAACCATTTGATCAATTCATCAAATTGGTGTTAAAACTAAATCATTTTCTGTTAATAATACTTGAGGAAGTAACATTCCATTAAAAATTAACCCTGTAATTGTGATGTAAGTAACTACGCATAGAGTAATAGTTCTTGATAAGAATTTCACTTGACCTTCTCTATTATGATTAAAAAAGGATACAAGAAATCAAATTGCTACTAAAATATTTGATTGAATTGTAAAAAAACTAAAATAGTTAATAATATAGCCTTGATAATCATAGCCAACAAATTCTCCAGGTTTATTATTATTTATATCTTTAATATAAATAGCCCATTTTTTAAATTCTTCACCATCTATTTTATATACACTATCACCAATATTGATCATTCCTCTTATAAAACCTTGTAAAAGAAAACCTATAATTAATAAAGATATAGATAATTTATATCAAAGTTTTCAATCCTTTAAATTTTTTTTAGTTATAAACATTTTTTTCACCTTTTCAATATACAAAAAAATTATAGACTATTTAACAGTATAATTCACTATTTTGTATCTTTTTTAGTTATAAACATTTTTCAAAGTTAGTTATTAAATTCCAATTTTATTAAAAAAATAAAAAATATACATTAATGTATATTTTTTATTTTTTTAATTTTGTTATAAATTTTTTAATATCTTCAGTTGTTAAAAATTCATCACTATCAGATATGTTTCTATCTTCTTTTTTTAATAATCTTTCTTCTTTTACAAGAGCCTTTTTGTTTACTGATTCTGGAGCAATACGTTTTTTAACAACAGTAGCTGACTTTGATTTTACAGTAGCTTTTTGTTTATTATTTTTTTTCATTTTTTCCAAAACTTTTAACCTCTCTAAATTTTCTCTTATTTCCAACTCTTTTAATTTTTTCTCTTCTTCAGTTAATTTTTTATCTTCTTCAATAATTTTTACTGTCTCTTCAGCTGGTGTTGATTGTTGAATCGGTTCTGGTGTTACATTTAATGAATTATTATAATTTATATTACTTCCACAAAATTCACACCCAAAAGTCTGATTATTATCATGATGATTGCAATTATGATTAATTTGAGGATTTACTATAAAATTACTTTCACTTTGTTGCAATGTATTATGCAATAAATTATTGTGTTCTTGAGTCATATCTTCTCCATAATTAAAAACTATTTCACCATAGTTCACTAATGGCATATTGTTGGGTTTTAACTTATTCATTCCTAATATTGATGGAGTGAATTCAGAAGTTCCAAATTCTGTTGTAAAATTGCTTCTTACTCCAAAATTTGGATTTGAAATACCATTAGAATTACTACTCATTAAATTTAAATTATTGCAAAAAACTTGTGCTTCATCATAATTTAAAAAGCGATTAACTTCTGTCATATCTGGACTGACAACAAAAAAAACTCCGTCTTTTACTAAAATATAGTACATAATAATTCCTCCAAAAAAATTAAAATTTAATTATTTATAATATTAATATTATACACTAAAAAAACCAATTTTTAAATCCATTCTTACGAATTAAATCAAGCAAAAAAATGTGGTTATTAATTAAATAGTATCATAATATACAATTATTTTTTTAAACTTTTTATTAAAAAATATTAATGTTAATCTTCTTGATAAGCTAATGAAAGATCAATATGGCAGTATCCAAAGGGATTTTTTTCTAAATAACTTTGATGGTACTCTTCTGCATCAAAAAAATTTTTTACTTTTTGATTTTCTACAACTATTTTTTGACTACTATCCTTTTGCTTTTTTTCTAAAAAATTTTGAACTATTTTAAAATCTTCTTCCTCTTCTCAATAGATTCCAACTCTATATTGAGTTCCAATATCATTTCCCTGCTTATTTAATGAATAAGGATTGATGATTTTAAAATATTTTTCTAATATCTTTTCTAAGGAAATTAACTTATCGTTGTATTCTAATCAAATTGCCTCAGCATGATTTGTTTTTCCAGAACAAACTTGTTCATAAGTTGGATTTTCAACATCGCCTTGACAATAACCAACTTTAGTATTTGTTACACCATCAATTAAATCAAAATAAGCTTGAACTCCTCAAAAGCAACCACCAGCTAAATATATTGATTTCATTTTTTTCATCTCCTTTTAAAAATAAATTTAAAGTTATTTCATAATTAATAATTATTTTATAACAATATTTAATTAAATTTTATTTTTTTAAATTGTTTTAAAACCTTCTCAATAAGATTTTAAAATAAAATTTGAAAGTCTAAACAAGTATAAATTTCTTTAGTATTTTGTTACTATTATTAACTAAATTAAAAAAAAAAAAAAAAATCATTATTTCTATAGAAATAATGATTTTTAAGAGATTTTAAATTTTTATAAAGGTAGATCCTTTTTAATAAATATTCAATATGAAGCAATATATAACCCTGTTCCAATAACACCCAAGGCAATATATTGACCTAAATATTTTGAGATTTCACTCACATTATTGAATTCAACTGTAAATAAACTATTTAATGAAAAGTATTTTAAAAATTCAACTGATGGGATTTGACTTGCAAAAAATAAAACATAGAATATAATACTAATTCCCCCAGCTGTAGATAAAGAGGCTGCTGATTTATTAAAATAACAACTACATATAAATGCAATTGAACTAATTGCATATAACATTAAAAATAGCCCAAAAAAGTACATTGCAAATAATCCAATATTAATTTCCCCACCTTTCCCAAAAACAGAAATTGTTATTATTGTTGTTAAAAATTGAATAAATATACTGATAAATAAAGAGAAAACAAATGTTCCCCCCTTTGTTAGAATTACACTCTTTCTTGATTGATTGGTTGTTAATAAATTAACCATTGTACCTTTATCTACTTCACTTGCAACAATATTATTTCCACTTGTTAATAAATAAACTAACAATAATGAATATGTAATTCCTGTTGAACTAACAACTAATGCTACAGTAGCTCCTGTTAGCACTTCAGACCAAGTACTTCCTTGAATAATCATTTCATTAACTGAACTATCATTAATCATGACAGCAAAAGCTACAATAATTAAAATAACTGGCAATATCGTTGTAAACAATCATAAACCTAAGGTTTTTCGCATAGTATCTTTAATTAATTCAAATGATATTTTTCTTTCTTTTGTAGAAACATTCACATTGATATTATCCAATGATTCAATTACATCAGTTTCAATTTCATTTTGATAATATTTCATAAAGTATTGCTCCAAATTTAGCGGATGTTCTTTAATAAATTCCAATTTATTTTTACTCATTTTGACAATAAAATCATTTATATTTTTATTCTCAACAACGGCAAATAAAGTATTATTGTTAAAGCTTTTAATAGTTCAATTTTTTGATTCAACATCCTTTTGAGTAACTTTATCTTTAAACTTAATTTCATAAGTTTTTTCATCATTATATTGAATATCTTCAATATTAATAGTTGAAATTATTTTTCCACGTTTAATAATAGATACATAATCACAAGTTCTTTCAATTTCTGAAAAAATATGTGAAGATAAAATAATTGCTTTACCTTCTTCTTTTGATTTTTGTACTAATTTAACAAATTTTTCTTGCATTAAAGGATCTAAACCACTTGTTGGTTCATCCAAAACAATAATATCAGGATTGTGCATTCAAGCTATTACTAAAGCTACTTTTTGTTTCATCCCTTTTGACATTTTTTTAATTTTCATATTTGGATTAAATTCTCAATAATCAATATACTTTCTTACATCATCTCAATTAGTCATATTTCTTAATTTGAAAACTTGTTTTAAGAGATCAATTCCTGTCATTTGAATTGGAAAAGCAATTTCTCCTGGAACATAACCTAAATTTCTTTGAATTTTATTAGCATCTGTTCATGAATCAAATTGAATTAACTCAGTAATTAAACTTTGATCATTTTTTAAATTTGGTTTATTTTCTAAATAAACATTTGAAGTTCCTGAATCAGATTTTATAAACCCCATTAAACTTCTAATTGTTGTTGATTTTCCAGCCCCGTTGGGTCCTAAATAACCAAAAACTTTACCATATTTGACATTAAAGTTAATATCAAAAATTCCATAACCTGATTTAAATTTTTTATTTAAATCTTTTACTACAATTGCATTATTAGACATAAAAGTCCTCCTCTTTTTTAATTTTTACTATATTATTTAAAAACATTAAATAATTAATATGTATCCTCAAAAGCAATTTTAGTGATATAAAATTTATTTTTTAATTGAATTAGATATTTTTGCCATCCAATTTTAATTCTTCATTTAAGAGTAAATTGATTTTTAGTCTCTAAAAATAATTGTCTTATTAGTAAAAATAATTTTCTCAAAAAGAATGAAATACATTCTAAAACTTTCATAAATAGTTTAAAAATTTTTAAAATAATTGAAAGTATCATTTCCCTAATTAGATAAAATTTAAACATTTCTATTTTTATTAAAATATAGAATAAAACAGAACATGAAGTTAATAATTGTATAATGAAAATTTCAAAGCTAAATGAAATATTTAAATTGAATTTATAAGCAATTGAATTTATTAAAAAATGTGTATTAACAAAAATTAAAAATATTTCTTTTAATGTTATTTTAATAGACTGCTTATTTACTTGTTTAGTTATCAATGAATTATAATTATTTGTATTAATTGATCATAATTTTATTTGAAAAGTAAAAAACAAATAAAAGACAAAAGTTCCTAAAATTAAAATAAAATGTCTACTTGTTATTTGATCGTTAAAAATAGCAAAAATGAAGCAAATAAATAAAAGTAAAATAATTGGATTTAAAACCCATTTTAATTTTGTTCTTATTATTTTCATTAAATTCGCCTTCTTTTGATAATTACTATATCACATTTATCAGTTACTATTAAAAGGATTTAAATATAATAAACCTTTTAAAAAAATTTTATTTCTGTTCTTCTGCTTTTTGTTCTTTTTTTTCAGAAAATTTATCTATTTTATTAGAATAAACAAAATAAAATAAACCTCAATCAAGAAATGATTTTTTTGTTACTTTTTGGATTTCTATCCAGTTTTTATTTGATTTTAGAAAAATTAAACCACAAATAGTTGCGATCAAACTAAATATAGCAATTAAAGACGAAAATACAACTAATCCTAATCATAATCAAGATATTTTTTGACTTAAAGTAATAACTAATAAAGTTATAAAAACTCCTGTAAGCAACATAGAAACTAAAAAAATAAGAGCAGAACATAAGGCTACTTTATAAACACCTTGTTTAATATTTTTAATTCTATTTTCCATGTTTTCTCCTATTTATTAGTACTTTTTATAATTATAAACTATTGCTTAAAATAAATAACAAAATTTTATAACAATATATCATTTATATGGAGAAAAAAATACCATAGTAAAAATAAAATTTTACTATGGTATTTTATATTGTCTTATTGTGTAATTAAATTAATTTCTGAAACAATAAGTTTCTTATTTTTATATTTCATAGCAATATCAAAAATAGTTTCGGTATTGCCATCATTTATTGTATATCTAAAATTATTAACAGATTTAATTTGAGTTTTAACTGTTAATTTTTTAAATAATTCCTCAGCTTCAGTTTTTAAATCATTAATTTCTTGATTACTTTCTTCAATTCATTTTGATAAAATATCACTCATTTTTCCAATTAATTGATCTTCATCATTTAAAATTTTAAATAACTGTTCAAAAACTGAACCGTTTTTTAGTGTTCCATCACTGTTATAACCCAGAATTTCAAACATATTTTCTATGTCATTTAAAG is part of the Spiroplasma cantharicola genome and encodes:
- a CDS encoding Pr6Pr family membrane protein; this translates as MFITKKNLKDWKLWYKLSISLLIIGFLLQGFIRGMINIGDSVYKIDGEEFKKWAIYIKDINNNKPGEFVGYDYQGYIINYFSFFTIQSNILVAIWFLVSFFNHNREGQVKFLSRTITLCVVTYITITGLIFNGMLLPQVLLTENDLVLTPIWWIDQMVLHTVVPIATIAYYLFLMKQELNFSFKEFIKKDFLVMCIYPIIYLIFSLIRGELIYRSVGSNALLASKKGAYPYFFLEIHNNQVSGLSGIVWMFIAIIAIISIIIGLGSLYLFIASKINNYKGEITNEESEK
- a CDS encoding valine--tRNA ligase — translated: MKELDKKYNHKDVEKNKYSKWLKEKIFEAEFNSKKPAYSIVIPPPNVTGKLHLGHAWDGSLQDLLIRFKKLNGFDTVWIPGMDHAGIATQAKVEERLREQGISKYDLGRDKFIAKVWEWKEEYAATIRSQWAKLGLSLDYSKEKFTYSDELNQIVNYVFVKMYEDKLIYKGKRIINWDPKQKTALSNIEVIYKETKGAMYHFKYILSDNQKDFLQVATTRPETMFGDVCLVVNPKDKRYSKYIGKTVINPSNKALIPVITDEYVEIEFGTGVMKCTPAHDPNDFEIGLKHNLEQIVVMNDDATMNDLAQEFQGLDRFEARKQLIAKLTKEGTFIKKEEIVHQVGYSERSNAIVEPFISDQWFVKMKPLAKQVLDLQKSKEAINFYPNRFNDTLNKWMENSHDWTISRQLWWGHQIPAWYHKDTKEVYVGITPPKDEQNWERDSDVLDTWFSSAFWPFATMNWNNKKQSEMMKRYFPVSTMVTGYDIIFFWVARMVFQSLEFTSSKPFKDVLIHGLIRDEQGRKMSKSLGNGVDPMDVIEKYGADSLRYFLLTNSSPGQDLRYSEEKLTSTWNFINKIWNASRYVMLNLKKIPTNLEFEKLLVKANEVNNQIDFWILNRLSETKKMVKEAIEKYEFTVAGKLLYNFIWDDYCSWYIELSKAQVGENSLLNKQEKQFSQSTLGYVLKNILIMLHPFMPFVSEEIYQSFDLQSSILKERWLDKKYQFKILTVDHIFEIVNNLREFRANQNIKNAISLNIHFNLKKSKFKSIIEKGISYINIFVEKLVNCKLDISIIDDKDLTSIAIKDYFLDISNKDFFDKDKAIQETQDKINELLLEIDRSEKMLANENFLKRAAAEKVLAEKEKYINYKKQHELLVDKLNELKKEKA
- a CDS encoding ATP-binding cassette domain-containing protein codes for the protein MSNNAIVVKDLNKKFKSGYGIFDINFNVKYGKVFGYLGPNGAGKSTTIRSLMGFIKSDSGTSNVYLENKPNLKNDQSLITELIQFDSWTDANKIQRNLGYVPGEIAFPIQMTGIDLLKQVFKLRNMTNWDDVRKYIDYWEFNPNMKIKKMSKGMKQKVALVIAWMHNPDIIVLDEPTSGLDPLMQEKFVKLVQKSKEEGKAIILSSHIFSEIERTCDYVSIIKRGKIISTINIEDIQYNDEKTYEIKFKDKVTQKDVESKNWTIKSFNNNTLFAVVENKNINDFIVKMSKNKLEFIKEHPLNLEQYFMKYYQNEIETDVIESLDNINVNVSTKERKISFELIKDTMRKTLGLWLFTTILPVILIIVAFAVMINDSSVNEMIIQGSTWSEVLTGATVALVVSSTGITYSLLLVYLLTSGNNIVASEVDKGTMVNLLTTNQSRKSVILTKGGTFVFSLFISIFIQFLTTIITISVFGKGGEINIGLFAMYFFGLFLMLYAISSIAFICSCYFNKSAASLSTAGGISIIFYVLFFASQIPSVEFLKYFSLNSLFTVEFNNVSEISKYLGQYIALGVIGTGLYIASYWIFIKKDLPL
- the msrA gene encoding peptide-methionine (S)-S-oxide reductase MsrA, which codes for MKSIYLAGGCFWGVQAYFDLIDGVTNTKVGYCQGDVENPTYEQVCSGKTNHAEAIWLEYNDKLISLEKILEKYFKIINPYSLNKQGNDIGTQYRVGIYWEEEEDFKIVQNFLEKKQKDSSQKIVVENQKVKNFFDAEEYHQSYLEKNPFGYCHIDLSLAYQED